In Monodelphis domestica isolate mMonDom1 chromosome 3, mMonDom1.pri, whole genome shotgun sequence, the following proteins share a genomic window:
- the RNF152 gene encoding E3 ubiquitin-protein ligase RNF152: protein METLSQDSLLECQICFNYYSPRRRPKLLDCKHTCCSVCLQQMRTSQKDLRCPWCRGITKLPPGFSVSQLPDDPEVLAVIAIPHTSEHTPVFIKLPSNGCYMLPLPISKERALLPGDIGCRLLPGNQQKSVTVVTIPTEQQPLQGALPQDAVMEEEPDRRGVVKSSTWSGVCTVILVACVLVFLLGIVLHNMSCISKRFTVISCG, encoded by the coding sequence atggagaccctttcccaagattCTTTGCTGGAATGTCAGATTTGTTTCAATTATTACAGTCCTCGACGGAGGCCCAAGTTGTTAGACTGCAAACATACCTGCTGTTCTGTTTGCCTCCAGCAAATGAGGACGAGCCAGAAGGACCTGAGGTGCCCCTGGTGTCGAGGTATCACCAAGCTTCCTCCGGGGTTCTCCGTCTCTCAGCTTCCCGACGATCCCGAGGTGCTTGCGGTCATCGCCATCCCGCACACGTCAGAGCACACTCCAGTCTTCATCAAACTTCCTAGCAATGGGTGTTACATGCTCCCTTTGCCCATCTCCAAAGAGCGAGCGTTATTGCCCGGAGACATTGGCTGCCGCTTGTTGCCGGGCAACCAGCAAAAGTCTGTCACCGTGGTGACCATCCCGACAGAACAGCAGCCTCTGCAGGGGGCGCTGCCTCAAGATGCAGTGATGGAGGAGGAGCCAGACCGGAGGGGCGTGGTGAAAAGCTCCACGTGGTCAGGGGTGTGTACCGTGATTTTGGTGGCCTGCGTCCTGGTTTTCCTGCTGGGCATCGTCCTCCACAACATGTCTTGCATTTCTAAGCGCTTCACTGTGATCTCCTGTGGCTGA